One Eubalaena glacialis isolate mEubGla1 chromosome 11, mEubGla1.1.hap2.+ XY, whole genome shotgun sequence DNA segment encodes these proteins:
- the GRAP2 gene encoding GRB2-related adapter protein 2 isoform X2 gives MVSRRPLTTPGRELADGQGGWLLHHPGQPELPRGLLHIRQGQRGNSLDRRSQGGPPLSGTVGEEVRPSMNRKLSDHPPPPPSQYPPAPLPPQQRYLQQHHFHQERRGGSLDINDGHCGIGNSSEMNAALMHRRHTDPVQLQAAGRVRWARALYDFEALEDDELGFHCGEVVEVLDSSNPSWWTGRLHNKLGLFPANYVAPVIR, from the exons ATGGTTTCACGAAGGCCTCTCACGACACCAGGCAGAGAGCTTGCTGATGGGCAAGGAGGTTGGTTGCTTCATCATCCGGGCCAGCCAGAGCTCCCCAGGGGACTTCTCCATATCCGTCAG GGTCAGCGGGGCAACAGCCTGGACCGGAGGTCCCAGGGAGGCCCACCCCTGAGTGGGACTGTGGGAGAAGAAGTCCGGCCTTCGATGAACCGGAAGCTGTCGGatcaccccccgccccctccctcgcAGTATCCCCCCGCACCACTGCCACCACAGCAGCGGTACCTGCAGCAGCATCATTTTCATCAG GAACGCCGTGGAGGCAGCCTGGACATAAACGACGGGCACTGTGGCATAGGCAACAGCAGCGAAATGAATGCCGCCCTCATGCACCGGAGACACACAGACCCCGTGCAACTCCAAGCAGCCGGG CGAGTGCGGTGGGCCCGGGCGCTGTACGACTTTGAGGCTCTCGAAGATGATGAGCTGGGGTTCCACTGCGGAGAGGTGGTTGAGGTCCTGGACAGCTCCAACCCATCCTGGTGGACCGGCCGCCTGCACAACAAGCTGGGCCTCTTCCCTGCCAACTACGTGGCCCCCGTGATCCGATGA